Proteins encoded by one window of Aphidius gifuensis isolate YNYX2018 linkage group LG2, ASM1490517v1, whole genome shotgun sequence:
- the LOC122850186 gene encoding uncharacterized protein LOC122850186: MSLVKIIKITPCFCLPLKGGTIFIAVIASVWSFVMWFASCISLIYSRVNPNFYVDQLYGYDSIKQFTNKMAQQEYQFWQFIRIVFFIFLLSAFIFSICLLHGVIKGKPKNMIPWLCIQFGGLFLFAGCNLAWLFTGHYFASRFEVMLGHVFGLFMLTMYIYIFMVLLSYYKLLTDKQVVTKKNSGRVYDASFVPNAPFESV; the protein is encoded by the exons ATGTCCTTGgtcaagataataaaaatcaccCCATGCTTTTGTTTGCCATTAAAAGGTGGTACCATTTTCATTGCAGTCATTGCATCt gtATGGTCATTTGTCATGTGGTTTGCAAGTTGCATCAGTTTGATCTACTCTCGTGTTAATCCAAATTTTTACGTTGATCAACTATACGGCTATGATTCAATCAAACAATTCACCAACAAAATGGCACAACAAGAATATCAATTTTGGCAATTTATtcgaattgtttttttcatttttttattgtctgcATTCATCTTCTCCATTTGTTTATTACATGGTGTCATCaag ggAAAACCAAAAAACATGATACCTTGGTTATGCATACAATTTggtggtttatttttatttgctggATGCAATCTTGCTTGGTTATTTACTGGACATTATTTTGCTTCACGATTTGAAGTAATGCTTGGACATGTTTTTGGACTATTCATGTTGA caaTGTACATTTACATTTTCATGGTCTTGTTGAGTTACTATAAATTGCTGACTGATAAACAagttgtaacaaaaaaaaattcaggaagAGTTTATGATGCATCATTTGTACCAAATGCACCATTTGAAAGTGTCTAA
- the LOC122850100 gene encoding SET and MYND domain-containing protein 4-like, producing the protein MTSIFITMTDNNPVNLQATAARDVDPSSWNDSLLKSIKSSLKNDKYPSFSKKNQEVIKNILAKIPQLDDNVTKIFDINYNRKNASKSKQHREQGNKYYSLLKNENLNNAIDEYTKSVAYASPNDDELSLAYANRSAALFKSRLYSHCLNDIEQALSNHYPDNLKAKLYARKSICQKLSRSFDDDQGKKSFQQANKWLNKMDEKNKKFTEKLLQEYKTTTNEVHNREFGIWTTIKPVPTLKNKNKQLSELSGSVKLSYDDKFGWQLIATSDIEPDDVVYVHKPYAKIVLDSMKYKICSLCCKQIWSSVPCDDCPDAFYCSTTCKKIGQMEHHNYECRVIGPMMEFNMKDYFFMALRLAVKALDDADDSFELLKSNISELNNKQVKVNEKYTRGVIDPTKFSSIYNMNTNEMVVKINKPELLRGSILIAYLLVTKTEFIGRKLTGSIGDLKDDDDFVFMIEFIEKLASLSMTNMFTIDMRLDTEVMDDSIKRIDIGLGISVCQSLINHSCNPNVFCRYHDDHIIAHCLQPVKKGEQIFTCYGAHFNKLTKNERQVILYDGHQFKCRCEACNNNWPVKPIKSTASSFSCKHERQELNRIFKAFKHDMEMRTGFVTATAQMGVLTTVQHHEQGEIAEGVKILSNRFGKNSTEAYQFMKLLKRVFCFGDVPFYIVK; encoded by the exons ATGACGAGTATCTTTATAACAATGACTGACAACAATCcag tgaaTCTTCAAGCCACAGCAGCACGTGATGTTGATCCATCATCTTGGAATGATTCGTTGCTTAAATCCATCAAGtcatcattgaaaaatgaCAAGTATCCATCATTCagcaaaaaaaaccaagaagtgattaaaaatatacttgcaAAAATTCCTCAGCTTGATGACAATgtcacaaaaatttttgatataaattacaaCAGAAAAAATGCAAGTAAATCAAAACAACATCGTGAACAaggtaataaatattattcattattaaaaaatgaaaatttaaataatgccaTTGATGAATACACAAAAAGTGTTGCATATGCATCaccaaatgatgatgaattatcaCTTGCTTATGCAAATCGTAGTGCagcattatttaaatcaagatTATATTCACATTGTCTGAATGACATTGAACAAGCACTATCCAATCATTATCCagataatttaaaagcaaAATTATATGCACGTAAAAGTATATGTCAAAAGCTATCAAGATCATTTGATGATGATCAAGGAAAGAAATCTTTTCAACAAGCCAACAAATGGTTAAACAAAATGGacgaaaagaataaaaaatttactgaaaaattattacaagaatataaaacaacaacGAACGAAGTACATAACAGAGAATTTGGTATATGGACAACAATTAAACCAGTTccaacattgaaaaataaaaataaacaattatcagAATTATCTGGCAGTGTTAAATTGAGTTACGATGATAAATTTGGTTGGCAATTGATTGCAACAAGTGACATCGAGCCAGATGACGTTGTCTATGTACACAAGCCATATGCTAAAATTGTCCTTGACAGTATGAAGTATAAAATATGTTCATTGTGTTGCAAACAAATTTGGTCAAGTGTACCATGTGATGATTGTCCTGATGCATTTTATTGTTCAActacttgtaaaaaaattggacAAATGGAACATCATAATTACGAGTGTCGTGTCATTGGACCAATGATGGAATTTAATAtgaaagattatttttttatggcaTTGAGACTTGCTGTTAAAGCtcttgatgatgctgatgattcATTTGAGCTGTTGAAAAGTAACATCAGtgaattaaacaataaacaag TTAAggtgaatgaaaaatatacacgAGGTGTTATTGATccaacaaaattttcaagtatctATAACATGAATACAAATGAAATGGtggtgaaaataaataagccAGAGTTGCTGAGAGGATCAATTTTGATTGCTTATTTACTTGTAACTAAAACTGAATTTATTGGTAGAAAATTAACTGGATCAATTGGTGATttaaaagatgatgatgattttgtatttatgattgaatttattgaaaagcTTGCATCATTGTCAATGACAAATATGTTTACAATTGATATGCGACTTGATACTGAGGTTATGGATGATTCTATTAAAAGAATTGATATTGGTCTTGGTATATCAGTTTGTCAAAGTTTGATTAATCACAGTTGTAATCCAAATGTATTTTGTCGTTATCATGATGATCATATTATTGCTCATTGTCTTCAACCTGTTAAAAAAGGTGAACAAATATTTACATGTTATGGAGCACATTTTAATAAGCtaacaaaaaatgaaagacAAGTTATTCTTTATGATGGACATCAATTTAAATGTAGATGTGAagcttgtaataataattggcCTGTTAAACCAATTAAATCAACAGCTTCTTCATTTTCTTGTAAACATGAACGTCAAGAACTTAATCGTATTTTTAAGGCTTTTAAACATGATATGGAAATGCGAACTGGTTTTGTAACAGCTACTGCTCAAATGGGAGTTCTAACTACTGTTCAACATCATGAACAAGGTGAAATTGCTGAAGGtgttaaaattttgtcaaatcgTTTTGGAAAAAATTCTACTGAAGCTTATCAATTCATGAAACTTTTGAAAAGAGTTTTTTGCTTTGGTGATGTACCATTTTATATTGTCaagtaa